In Desulfobacterales bacterium, the genomic stretch GTTTTTCCGCTTTTAATATCGGCCTCGCCCTGGGAAAGCGCCTTCAATATTCCGATTGCATTGCGCATATTTTCATAGCTTTCAGGGTCCTGAAGAATGGCGCGCGGTTCCCCGTTTTGGGTAATAATGACAGGACATCGGGTCTCGTTGATTTGATTGAGTAAATCTGCTGCTTTGGATTTCAGGTAAGTAACCGGCTTGATATCGCGTGTAATGTTCATTTTTTTCACCTCCTGTCCGAATATAATACTAAATTCAGACCGATTATCAAGCGTATTATTCTTTACCGGCAGCGAGGCGCCTTTGTTTTTTAACCGGCCTTCTGTTTAAGACTGCCGCGAATCAGGTTCTGTGCATCCCAGGGATCGGCAATCTCGATAAAATCCCAACGGCCGAAGCCGCCGTGGTTGTTTACGGCCGGAATCCAGAGGGCGCGGGCCGTGGTGACTTTGGCTGCCTTGTCTTTTTTGGCTTCGCCGGTGACCTCGATGATGAGGTTCAGCAAATCGCCGTCGCCTCTGCCGTCGTCAAGGCAGGCAATAAAATCCGGGTTGTAATTCTTTTCTTTGCCGTTAAATATGTAAGGAATGGTAAACCCGAGATGGTAGTTTTTGACATACCGGCGCACCTCGTTCATATCCTCTAATGCCTGAGCCATTTTCTGCTCCCAGGAGTCGGTATCGGCCACAACATGCGACACCTGGCATTTATCTTCTTTTGTGGCATAGACCGGCCGGATCGTATCAAAATCCACATAGCGGGTAGAACCGAGCGTGTCATAAGGGCGCAGGATCGGCTTTAAGGCAGGTATGCCGTAGCTCGACTGTACAATGGCCTTGTAGATCCGGTCTGCGGCAGCATGGGCAAAATCGATCAGCAGAAGGAGCTGCGGAAAGGTATGGTCTTTGAGCGTTACACACTGAGCCAGCCAGCGTTTGGCAATCGCCAAAAGCTGCGGAAAAAGCCAGGGCTTGTCGTTGCCGTCGTCATCGCGAAAGTACTGCTCCAGGGTAAGTTTGGCGAGCAGAAAGGCGATTTCGTTGGACCGGCGGCGTTTAAGATCCTCCAAGCGATGTTTCTCTGTGGCACCGACAATCGGGGACATTTCAGTTTCGGTAGGAACGTCGGCGGTGGAAAGCGAAAGCCTGGAGTCTTCGCCAAAGGTTGCGATGAGCTTTTCACCGGGCACATCGTAGCGGTAGCCTTGCAGGCGAGGGAAGGTGATTTCGCAAGAAAGCCGGTTTTCCAGGGCGCGCACGCGGGTCGGCACGGGCCCGGGTTTCGGTTCTTTGGTGGATCCGCTGCAGGGGATGAAAGAAAACGGTACACCGTAAACCTCGGCATACTCGGGCGGATATAGATCCAGGTCCGGCGGGTAGGACATGCGCCGCAGAGCCCGGCCGACCACCTGCTCGCACAGAAGCTGGGTGCCGAAGGCGCGCACACCCAGGACATGGGTAACGGTGTTGGCATCCCAACCTTCCGTCAGCATGGAAACGCTGACAACGCATTTGACGTGCTCGCCCAGCTTGCCGGATTTGCCGACCGTGTTCATCACCTCACGAAGCAGATCTTCATCCGTGAGATCTTCCGCATCCCGGCCGGGAAAGCGCAGGCGGTATTCATCCTTAAATTCCTCTATTTCGCGGGCGGCTATTTTTTTAAATTCGGCGCTCATGGACTCCCCCGATTCAAGCTGCCAGCTGTCCACCAGAATCGTGTTGGGACGTTTCAGCCAGCCGCCCCGGCTGTCGTCGTTGCCAAAGATAGGGAGCTGGCCGGACTGGACAACCGTGGCTTCGCCAATCGGTTTTTCCCATCCGGCAATATAGTCGAAAACAAGCTTCGAGACATTGGTATTGTTGCAGACTACGATAAAGACCGGCGGGGTAAGGCCCTTGGCCCTGGCCTCATCGTTTTTCTCCCACAGACGGTAATATTTCTCGTAATTGCTGTAGAGGCTGTGCAAAGCGCCCTGAAGCTCGGCCGGCAGCTTGGGTTCACCACTGACCGCCTGGGTTCTGCGCCCTTTTTTGGGGAGCTCCTCGCGGATGCGCAGCCAGAGATCACGATAGGTGGGCTGCTCGCCGGTCATGGAATCGTCGGCAACCGGCACGCGCGGAACCTTGACAATGCCGGCCTCAATGGAGTCGATCAGCGAAAAGTCGGAAACGACCCAGGGAAAGAGGATGCCTTCCGGGTAGCCGGAGCCGCGCAGAAAAAACGGCGTGGCCGAAAGATCATAGATGACTTTCACGCCGATCTTGGCCTTGACCGCCTCAATGCCGGAAATCCAGACCCGGGCCTCTTCCTCGCGCTGTTTGGCTTCAATCCGGTCATCACCGGTAAGTTTAACGTCGTCGCCGTCCGGCTTGCGCCGGTAGCAGTGGTGGGCCTCGTCATTGATAATGACAATGTTTTTCTTGCTCCCAAGCTCGCGGCAGACGCGGCGCACCATCTGAGCGGGCGTTTCGGTGAATGCACTGGTATCACCCCTGGCAAGGATGGTTTTGGTGAGCTTGCCGGCGGCAACCTTTTCCCGCTGTTGGAAAGCATGGAAGTTGGTGATGAGGATCTTGGCCCGGTCAAGTAGTTTGAGCTGGTCAGCCGGGAGGACGTCGCGCTGGCGGTAATAGTTCTGCGGGTCGTTGGGGAAGAGGACGCGCAAACGGTCCCGGATCGTGATGCCGGGGGCAATCAGTAAAAACGTATCGGAAAAGCGCGCCGCCTGGGGGTCGGCCAGCTTGTTGAGCGCCTGCCAGGCGATCAGCATGGCCATGACCACGGTTTTGCCGGAGCCGGTCGCCATTTTAAAGGCTGTGCGCGGCAGGCCCGGATTGGAGGTGTCGTTGGCAGCCCGAAGATCATTTTCGATCCAGGCATCGCCGAATTTGCGGGCCACCTCGGTAATATAGATTGCGGTTTCAAGGGCTTCTATCTGGCAGAAAAAGAGCTTTTTCTCGCGGTCGGGATCGGTCCAGTACTTAAGCAGCCGGGTCGTGGTGGGCGTAACCCCGAGATAACCGCCTTTGCGCCACAGGCTGACGCGGCGCCGGACTTCGTTGACGAATTTATTTTCTTCGATGCGGTCCTGGGTCCACTCGGTTTCGAAAAGGGCGCGCTGTTTTCCTTTTTTCTTGGGGCGGGCGATGGGCACGAAATAGGAGCTGATCCTGCGGCCGTCCTCAATTTCATTGGTGATGCCTTCGTCGGTGAAGCGAAAATGGCGGGTGGGCTCGCGAAAGGGCGAATTTAAAACCGGGTTTTCGATGACGACCTGTTTCATGGGCGGTTCACTTTTTCTGCCGGTTTGCTAAAGTAGATAAATTTAAGGACATTGCGAACGGGCCAAGATGCAGTTTTAAACTCGAAACCCGCAGGGGCATGAAGGCGCGTAGCGTTCAGGACGATGTTCCTCTTCATGATGAAAACATCTCCGATTGGCCGGCGGTGAGGAATCAGTCCGGATTTATAGGATGATTGCTGATAACTTATTAAATCGAATACAAAAATATTAATAAAGAGTCAATCTTAAAATGCTTCGCAGCGGCTTTCCGCGATCACTTTAAGAAACTGAAGCCGGGCCGACTGTTCGAATGGGCATCCCCATCTATATGGGAAGGGGGAATTTCACCTGCGTAAAGACTGAATAACTATTGTCTTTGGCTTCTACTACGGCAATAGGGTTATTGTATCTAAAAATTGATAACAGCGCCAGCGATAGCATCGTTGGCTTGACGCCCTTGCTTAATTGCGGGGGCGTTTCTTTTTTGATCTGATTATTCCATAACCGGCTTTTTTTTCGGCAACCATTAGCCGTTTTGGACAGCTTCCGCGCTGAATTTGAACATGGATCGTCGCCCCAAGAACCTCCGACACACGTCGCAACATGCTCAGGGAATGCCCTTCATATGAGGGTGATTCCAGTCGACTGATCTGCTGTTGAGACGTTCCCGCTAGATTTGCCAGCTCTTTTTGAGACAACCCGCATTCCTCTCTTAAAGCAGCGAGTTGCAAGGCAATATCCCAGGCTTTACCAGCCTTTTTAAAGCGCTCCACGAAATCCGGATCTTTCAACTGTTCTTCAAGATATGCGTTAAAATCGATTTCCTTCAAATCGTTGAGAAACTCCTGCATGGGGGATCGTCCTGAAATTGTTTTGTAAAATTCTATCGCAAATTCCATATCGGGTCAACACCAAATTTGATGTAATGGTTTTATAACGGAGATACATTGCAACCGTTTAAAATATTTAGCGACAACAATGTTGAATTGAATGTTATTTTTTACTTTGCAAGTTATCGATCGCCTCTTCCACAACCCCTCGCAGCTCCTCGGTTAATTCCGCTGACCGATAGGCTTCCAGACGGGAAAACCATCCCGCATCCCCCGTTAACCCGAATAGATAGAGCATGTCTCCCCTGACACTCTCGTCCACGGCATCCAGTTTTTGCCAGATGGGGTCAAGGGCCGTTCGGGCCAGCGCCGGGCTGCGCTCGGCGATATCTTCGAACACGACCATGGCCCCCAAACGCGTCTGGAAATCAGGATGCATCAGCGTTTCCAGGAATCCGGGAAAAATATTGAACAGCGGCAGCGGCATAATGCGCGTGACCACATCCCGGCAGTGGGGGCAGTAGTTGGTCAGGTAGATTTTTATGCGTGACGGCAACTGGACAGCCTTGAGGGAAGCGGTGTCGAATTCCGGCAGCTCACCGGAATCCTGAGCGATCATGGCCGCAAGTTCAAAAAAAGGTTTAAGTTCTGCACCCGCCGGCACCAGGTGATAGCGCCATGCGTTTCCCGGCAACAAGGCGGGGATTTCCGTCCCCTCCCCGTTCTCCGTAATGAATCCAACTTTTGACGCAAGCTGCGACAGCATTCCGCCGAATTTTTCAAACAGCCCGGTTCTTTCATCGGCTATCTGGTACAGCCGAATGGATATGGGTTTCGACAAGCGTCTATTCCATTCACGGATAAAGTCGACCTGGCCTGAAGTTAAATCCATCCCATTTAATCCTTAAATTGACAACGAACAACGGTGACGTTAATATTCGAAATAAATAGCGGCTTTTTGAAATTTTATCCAGTTAATATTGAACAGTCCGGCGGTTGAAACGCTGCATTATTAAAAACCATCGGGAGTTATGATTTGAACCCCCCGGAATTGCATACAATCCTGGAAAATGCCTCTATCCCCGAACATTCCGCTCAATTTATGAGCGCCATGTCAGGGGGTGAGCCGTTTTTGGAGGGCCCCTATCTTTTCATTGCCGCCGAAGATTGGCTCCTGGCGGTGGGTTACCCCCTCGATGGCGAATACCGGGCCGAAGAATTTGGTGCAGCCCTGTCCCGGGCCCTGCAACGCACCCGGGCGCGCGACTGCTGGGCCATCTCTCCGGACCTGCCCGGGAATTTAAAACCCCACTGCTGCGACCGGGACCGGTATTACATTCTGAATGCCGACGCTACGGTGTCTCCCCGGCTGGATCGTCTTTCCCAACGGGCAGCCGCCTTGCTGCAAGTGGAAGAAGGCGCTGTTTTTACCCCGGCGCACCGGCGTCTGTGGGCTGAATTCGTGGGTCGTAAAGGATTGCCGCCAACCGTACGGGAACTGTTCGCCCGAACCGAGACGGTTTTAAAGTACGCTCCCGGCCTGTCGCTCTTAAATGCCTGGGATGGCGACGGCAACCTGGCGGCCAGCCTGCTTTTGGATTCGGCGCCGCACCGTTTCTGCTCCTATCTCATCGGCGCCCACTCCCGCACCCACCATACCCCGTATGCTTCCGATCTGCTCTTTCGTGAAATGATTCGCCGGGCCGCTGAAAGCGGAAAAACCTACCTGCATCTGGGTTTGGGCGTCAATGCGGGAATCCGCCGTTTCAAGACAAAGTGGGGTGCAGCACCCGGCCCGGCATATGAAATGGCGCAGTGGCAGGAAAACGGTACAGAACGGGCAGGCGCCGGGTTGCTCATGGACATGCTGGCAGCCCTGCCCCGGGAACCCGTGTCCAAGGAACAGTTTATGGCAAGCCTGCCGAAGCAGCGGCGCTTTAACATGCTCTGGGAAATCGAAAAAAACGGACGCACGTCATGGATCGGCGGCACCGCTCATTTTTTCTGTTACAGCTTTGAGTTTTCCCTGCGGAAACTCTTTGAAAAAGTCGACACGGTCTTGTTCGAAGGGCCGCTGGATTCGACCAGCCTGGAACAGGTATCCGAAACCGGCCGCCATCCCGATCCGGAAAGTCCCCGGCTCATGGACGCACTGACCGAAGCCGAAGTCCGTAGTCTGGAAAGGGTCGTCTGCGGCCCCCGGGGTTTCTGGGCCGCTCTCATAGGCACCCGCATGCCGGACCCGCCCGATGTAAGCTATTTCTTGTCCCGGACCCGTCACTGGACGGCTTTTTTCTCGCTTTGGTCCGAATTTCTCAAACGACAGGGCTGGACGCAGTCCGTCGATCTGGAAGCCTGGCATCTGGGCCATGACATGGGAAAATCGGTTGTCGCCATGGAGACCATCCCGGAACAGATCCAGACCCTGGAAAGCATCAGCATTGAGCGAATCGTCAATTTCTTTCGCCAATCTCACCTTTGGCAAGGGTATATCAAGCGCTATGTGCGCGCCTATCTCAAGGGGGATGTGGATAATCTGTATGGGACCAGCGCTGAATTTCCCACCCGCTCCGAGTTCGTCATCCACCGCCGCGACGCCGTCTTTCTGGAACGCATGGGCCCCCACCTGGAAGAAGGGCGCTGTGCGGTGTTTGTGGGATCGGCGCACATGATCAACCTGCGCCGGATGCTGGTCGAAGCCGGGTTCATGGTCCGGAGGGGCCGATGATCGGGCCCGACCGGCTGGACCGGGTCAGCGCCGGCGCCGTGGTTCCCGAACAGGTCATTTCCTACGTGCGTTCTGTGGCAGGGTCGCGACCCCGCCTGTTCGGCGCTTGCGTGGGCTATGAGACGGAAGGACAACTCGTTCTCATCGGATACCCGCTGCACGATCCCGTGGATAGCAACGCCATGTCCCATGCCGTGGATCAGGCGTTGAAGATCCCCGGGTTGCAGAAGATCACCGTCATCAGCCCTACCCGGCCGCCCCAGGCCCCCGGGAAAATCCGATCCGGCCGGGACGACTACTTTGTATTGCCGGTACCGGCGCCGCCGCCCGCAGCGAAACTGAGAAATCTGTTGCGCCGGGCGGACCGCGAGCTGACCATCGAACACGGCCGGCAGCTTGAACACGACCACCAGGCCCTGGTGGATCGCTTTTTGTCACAGCGAACACTGGCAGCCGGCACACGCCGGATTTTCAGGCAAATCCCCCGCTACCTCCAGGCGTCTCCCGGCAGTATGCTTGTCTCCGCCCGGACCGCCGGGGGGCGGCTGGCCGCGTTTGCCGTGGGAGAATACGCGTCGCTGCATACCGCTTTGTTCATGTTCTGCTTCCGGGATCCATCCCTGGCGCCGCCGGGCAGTTCCGACCGGGTCTTTTCCGGTCTAATGGACGAAGCGGCCCGGCGCGGACATACCCGTATGAATTTGGGCCTGGGGGTCAACGCGGGTATCCGTTTTTTCAAACGCAAATGGGGCGCTCAGCCATTTCTGCCCTGCATCCAAACCGAGTGGGAGATAAAACCGGCGGACCCGGTGTCACGGCTGTAAAATTTTGGGAGGCACTGAACACATGAATTTAAATAAGCTCACACCGGCAAATCGTAAATTCCGGGGTCCCGGCTTCTGGGAAACCTTCAAAGAGACATTTCTAGGCGTCCGCCGACCCCTGGACTGCCTTCAGGTGGAAGTTACTTCCCGCTGCCCGGGCCGCTGCACCTATTGCCCCCGAACGGTTTTACAGGAAAACTGGCTGGGTCGCGACATGGCGGGAGACACCTTTGTCCGGCTGTGGCCCCTGATGCGGCGGGCAGGCCGGGTTCATCTCCAGGGTTGGGGGGAGCCGCTCCTAAACCCGTTCTTTTTTGAAATGGTCGCCCTGGCCCGCAAGGCCGGCTGCAGTGTTTCCACCACCACCGGCGGTCTGCTCATGACGCCGGACCTGGCGCTCCGGATCGTTGACAGCGGGATAGACATCGTGGCGTTTTCTCTGGCCGGTACGGATTCCACCGGCAACGCCCCCCGCCACGGCATGGATTTCGGCCAGGTGTGTGCCGCGATATCGACGTTGCAGATGGTCCGGGAAAAACGGCAGGGCGTCCACCTGGAAATCCATATTGCCTATCTCCTGCTGGCATCCAACCTGGACAACGTACGCGGACTCCCCGACCTGATGAAACGGCTGGGGGTGCACGCCGTCGTCATCAGCACGCTGGACTTCCTTCCGGACCCACAATTGACCGGGGAAGCTTTCTCACTTCAGGATCCCCATAAACTTGCCCGTGCTGCCGTCGTCCTGGAAGAGACCGCCATCCGGGCACGGGAACTGGATTTAGGGTTTCACTTCGAACTTCCCGATCCAGACGCCCCCGGCAACAACTGCCGCGAAAACATCCAGCGCTCCCTGTTTGTCTCGGCCGACGGCGCGGTGTCTCCCTGCGTTTATGTGAATGTGCCCATGAGCTGCCAGGATCCCAACCGCCGGGTTTTCGGGAATGTCCGCGAGCAGGACCCCATGGAAATATGGGACAGTGAAGCGTTTCGCAGCTTCCGCGACAGCCTCGCCCAGGGGAATCCTAACACGCCCTGCCGGTCCTGCCCGAAACGGATGATGAAGTAATCGCAGGTCATCGCAGTCCTGAGACCTTGTGGTGTGGTTCTGGAATGTATACCTACAGGATTTCACTCGATATTTGAAATTCCAAGTATCAAATCCCAATTCTCAAACAAACATCAATGACCAAAATCCCTAAAATGAAAACAATAAATCATAAAAGGTTTCGGAAATTGATTATTGGCAACTGAAATTTGTTTGTATTTTGGTGCTTGGATTTTGTGATTATACAAAGATAAGTACAAAGTAAATCAGGTAAACTCTGATCTTTTCCCCGAGGAATCATTATCGTCTCTGCAGTATTCATCCGCGCGGATGAAACTGCTCATGGACGATTTTCAGCCGCTCCCGGGCCACATGGGTATAGATCTGGGTGGTGGAGATATCCACATGCCCCAGCATGATCTGCACCGCCCTTAAATCCGCGCCGCCTTCCAGCAGATGACTGGCAAACGAATGCCGCAGCGAATGCGGCGTGACATTTTTATGAATGCCGGCCCGCAGGACATACCGCCGGAGCAGTTTCCAGAACCCCTGGCGGGTCATGGGCTTACCCGCCCGACCCACAAAGAGGTGGGAGCTGATATGTGTCTTTAACAGCAGCGGCCGGAATGTTTCCAGATAGGTATTGATTTTTTCCTTGGCGTAAAGACCGATGGGCACCACCCGCTCCTTGGCGCCTTTGCCGAACACCCTGACAAAACCGGCTTCAAGGTTGACATCGCGAACCTTAAGATTGACCAGTTCGGAAACCCGCAGCCCGGCTGCATAGAGAAGCTCGATCATGGCGGCATCTCTGGTCTCTTTGGGTTTGCCGGGGTCCGGCGCATTTAAAAGCTTCTCAACATCTTTGATGGACAGAACATCCGGCAGCCGCAGCCCGCTTTTGGGCATATCGATCTGACGCGACGGGTCCTGGGTCAATAGTTTCTCCTGGACCAAGAAACGAAAAAAACCCCGCAGCGTTACCAGATGGCGGGCCCTGGAACGGGGGCCCAGGCCGCTGTTCCGGAGGGATATCAGGTGTTTCAATAATACCGCCGGATCCACAGATGCAACCTGATCGATTCCGGCTTGTTTGAGAAAATTCAGGAACTCGGATAGATCAAGGCTGTAGGCTTCAATGGTTTTAGCGGCCAGGCCTTTTTCAACCAGCATGTAATTGATATAACGGTCGACAAATTCATCCATTGCAGACATGCTTATACTCCCAACCGGACTTCGTCCACGGTCGTTCTGTTCAGAACATCGACCCCGTCAGCCGTGACCACAATCATATTCTCCAGGCGGACACCGCCCCAACCCGGCAGATAGATGCCCGGCTCCACCGTGCATACCATTCCTGCCGCCAGTTTTTTATCGCCCAGGGGACTGAGCCGGGGCTGTTCGTGAATGGCCAGGCCGACGCCGTGACCCAACCCATGGCCGAAGCAATCTTTAAAACCCATCTTTTCAATATGGCGCCGGGCAATCTCGTCCACGGCTTTGGTGCCGATTCCCGGTTTTATGGCTTCAATGGCCATTTCCTGGGCTTCCCTGACGGTTTGAAAGACTTTTTGAAAGGTTGTATCCGGTTCCCCCATGACCAGGGTACGGGAAATATCCGAGCAATACCCTTCCAGGCGGATCCCCCAGTCAAACAGGATCGGTTCGTCCGACCGCAGCGGACGGTCCCCGGGAATGGCGTGGGGCAGCGCGCTGTTGGGTCCCGAAGCCACGATGGCAGGAAAGGACAGCCCGTCTGCACCCGCTTCCCGCAGCGCCTTCTCCAAAGACCAGGCCGCCTCTTTTTCGGTCATGCCCGGTCTTATATCAGCGGCAACCTGGCCGAAAACGGATTCCGCCAGCCCCAGGGCGTTGCGGATGGCCCCGATCTCGGGTTGTGTTTTCTCAACGCGCAGCGTTTCGACAATATCCTCGGTATCCGCCAGTTCGACCGCCAGATGGGCATCTTTCAAAGCTGTTATCATTTTCCGGTGCTGGGCCCGGGAGACGCGGATGCTTTCAAAACCCAGACGTCTGGTTTGGTATCCTTTCAGAATTATCGGCAATTCCTTGGCCAACCCTTCCCTGTATATGATGGTTTCATAGTCGGGGGCTTCCTGCCGGGCTTGCAATTCAAAGCGGGAATCGGTTGCCAAGAGCAATTTTTCGGCTGTAATCAATAGCGCCCCGGCCGACTCGTCAAACTGGGTGTCTTCACCGGTAAATCCGCTTAAATAGCGGCGGTTTTCGGCAATGAGCACCAGAAAGGCGTCCAGCTCTTTTAGCTGCATAGCCTCTCGGACCCGGTCTATTCGAACCTGATGAACATCTTTCAAGTTAATCCCCCAATCAAAAGTGCTTCCGGGATGAATCCGTTCCAGCCGGAAAGTATTTTTCCAGTCACTCTAATCAAATTTTACGGCGGGAATCAAGATGATAACTTGCCCGGGCCAATAAAACCCTTGAAAGCGGTTTTTTTTTATGTGATGAAGCAAATATAATTTCGTTAACGATTACATAGCCATTTGCTCTCCGATCAACGAGACGGCAGAATCCACTTTTCGGTTTGGGAAACTGTTTAAACGAAATTACAAGGAGGAACCTATGCGTATCGTGTTTATCGGCCAGGCGCCTTTCGGCAAGGATTCGCTGGCTGCGCTCATCCAACAGGGTGAAAACATTGTCGGCGTGATCACCGTGCCGGATCTGCCCGGACAAAAACGCCCCAATCCGGTTAAAGCGCTGGCATTGGAACAGGGGCTGCCCCTGCTGCAGCCGGCAAAGCTGAAACATCCGGAAAGCGTCGCCTGGGTGCGTGAACTGAAACCGGATTTGCTGGTCCTGGCGTTTGTGACTCAATTCGCACCGCTGGAGATGATTAAGTCCGCCACCCACGGCGGCATCAATTACCACCCTTCCCTGCTGCCCAAATACCGCGGCGGTTCCGCCATCAACTGGGCCGTTATCCGCGGCGAGCGGGAAACCGGCGTCACCATCCACCTGATCGATGAAGGCGTGGATACCGGCCCCGTCATCCTCCAGGAAAAAGTGGATATCAGCCCGGATGATACCGTCAAAAGCCTCTACTTTGAAAAGCTGTATCCCCTGGGAATCAATTTGATCGCCCGGGCCGTCGCACTCGTCCGGGAAGGCAAGGCCCGGCCGATTCCCCAGGATGAATCCAAGGTTTCTTTCCAGCCGGTTATTACAGAATCGGATACCGTCATCAACTGGAAGCATTCCACCCAGGGGGTATATGACATGATCCGCGGGTCGAATCCCAGTCCGGGAGCGGTTACAACCTTTGAGGGCCGGGCGCTGAAAATCTGGGAAGCCAAACCCTACCCGTTGCAGGGACGAGCCGGCGATATAATTGAAATTGTTGAAGATAGGGGTTTTGTGGTCTCCACTGCCGACGGGGGCATCCTTGTGGAACGGGTCCAGTTTGACAATGTTAAACTCGCGGCCGTCGATTTCAGTAAAAGCCGGGGCCTCCGGACCGGTGACCGCCTGGGGGGGGTGAGAAAAACAGGCTGATGGGGTTTAGGCCGAAGGCAGTTAGGCTAAATATGGATGGTCCCGACCCCGGAAAGCTTCAGCCTTCAGCCTATCCGCCTAATTATTTAAACTAAATTATTCGGAAGCCGGTTTTAACCTGCCTGTTTTTTTAATTAAAATAACCTGCCATCCCATACAAACGACAAACAGTCCGAACCCGGCGTAAAAGAAAACCGCCGCCTTGGTCAGTATCGCAAACAATCCCAGGATCGAAGCCAGGATAAACCCGAACCGTTCCAGCCGCTCCAGATAATTAAAACAGTAATTGGAAATGCCGATCTGTAGCGTGGCAATCACCACCAGGATCGTAATCAGTTGCAGGGCAGAGAACCAAAATCCGGCTTCCGGCATCAGGATGGTAACCGGTGCATAGATAAAGAATATGGGGAGCAGGTATTTGGCAAAAGCCGCTTTGACCGCCTCCCAGGCCGTCTTCCAGTAATCGGCGCCGGCTATCTGGGCTGCCACCAGGGCTCCCACAGCC encodes the following:
- a CDS encoding type II toxin-antitoxin system Phd/YefM family antitoxin: MNITRDIKPVTYLKSKAADLLNQINETRCPVIITQNGEPRAILQDPESYENMRNAIGILKALSQGEADIKSGKTRSQDEVFREIESSLEGKLK
- a CDS encoding GNAT family N-acetyltransferase, giving the protein MIGPDRLDRVSAGAVVPEQVISYVRSVAGSRPRLFGACVGYETEGQLVLIGYPLHDPVDSNAMSHAVDQALKIPGLQKITVISPTRPPQAPGKIRSGRDDYFVLPVPAPPPAAKLRNLLRRADRELTIEHGRQLEHDHQALVDRFLSQRTLAAGTRRIFRQIPRYLQASPGSMLVSARTAGGRLAAFAVGEYASLHTALFMFCFRDPSLAPPGSSDRVFSGLMDEAARRGHTRMNLGLGVNAGIRFFKRKWGAQPFLPCIQTEWEIKPADPVSRL
- a CDS encoding TraB/GumN family protein, which translates into the protein MNPPELHTILENASIPEHSAQFMSAMSGGEPFLEGPYLFIAAEDWLLAVGYPLDGEYRAEEFGAALSRALQRTRARDCWAISPDLPGNLKPHCCDRDRYYILNADATVSPRLDRLSQRAAALLQVEEGAVFTPAHRRLWAEFVGRKGLPPTVRELFARTETVLKYAPGLSLLNAWDGDGNLAASLLLDSAPHRFCSYLIGAHSRTHHTPYASDLLFREMIRRAAESGKTYLHLGLGVNAGIRRFKTKWGAAPGPAYEMAQWQENGTERAGAGLLMDMLAALPREPVSKEQFMASLPKQRRFNMLWEIEKNGRTSWIGGTAHFFCYSFEFSLRKLFEKVDTVLFEGPLDSTSLEQVSETGRHPDPESPRLMDALTEAEVRSLERVVCGPRGFWAALIGTRMPDPPDVSYFLSRTRHWTAFFSLWSEFLKRQGWTQSVDLEAWHLGHDMGKSVVAMETIPEQIQTLESISIERIVNFFRQSHLWQGYIKRYVRAYLKGDVDNLYGTSAEFPTRSEFVIHRRDAVFLERMGPHLEEGRCAVFVGSAHMINLRRMLVEAGFMVRRGR
- a CDS encoding helix-turn-helix transcriptional regulator, which encodes MKEIDFNAYLEEQLKDPDFVERFKKAGKAWDIALQLAALREECGLSQKELANLAGTSQQQISRLESPSYEGHSLSMLRRVSEVLGATIHVQIQRGSCPKRLMVAEKKAGYGIIRSKKKRPRN
- a CDS encoding radical SAM protein; its protein translation is MNLNKLTPANRKFRGPGFWETFKETFLGVRRPLDCLQVEVTSRCPGRCTYCPRTVLQENWLGRDMAGDTFVRLWPLMRRAGRVHLQGWGEPLLNPFFFEMVALARKAGCSVSTTTGGLLMTPDLALRIVDSGIDIVAFSLAGTDSTGNAPRHGMDFGQVCAAISTLQMVREKRQGVHLEIHIAYLLLASNLDNVRGLPDLMKRLGVHAVVISTLDFLPDPQLTGEAFSLQDPHKLARAAVVLEETAIRARELDLGFHFELPDPDAPGNNCRENIQRSLFVSADGAVSPCVYVNVPMSCQDPNRRVFGNVREQDPMEIWDSEAFRSFRDSLAQGNPNTPCRSCPKRMMK
- the xerD gene encoding site-specific tyrosine recombinase XerD, with product MSAMDEFVDRYINYMLVEKGLAAKTIEAYSLDLSEFLNFLKQAGIDQVASVDPAVLLKHLISLRNSGLGPRSRARHLVTLRGFFRFLVQEKLLTQDPSRQIDMPKSGLRLPDVLSIKDVEKLLNAPDPGKPKETRDAAMIELLYAAGLRVSELVNLKVRDVNLEAGFVRVFGKGAKERVVPIGLYAKEKINTYLETFRPLLLKTHISSHLFVGRAGKPMTRQGFWKLLRRYVLRAGIHKNVTPHSLRHSFASHLLEGGADLRAVQIMLGHVDISTTQIYTHVARERLKIVHEQFHPRG
- a CDS encoding DEAD/DEAH box helicase family protein; this translates as MKQVVIENPVLNSPFREPTRHFRFTDEGITNEIEDGRRISSYFVPIARPKKKGKQRALFETEWTQDRIEENKFVNEVRRRVSLWRKGGYLGVTPTTTRLLKYWTDPDREKKLFFCQIEALETAIYITEVARKFGDAWIENDLRAANDTSNPGLPRTAFKMATGSGKTVVMAMLIAWQALNKLADPQAARFSDTFLLIAPGITIRDRLRVLFPNDPQNYYRQRDVLPADQLKLLDRAKILITNFHAFQQREKVAAGKLTKTILARGDTSAFTETPAQMVRRVCRELGSKKNIVIINDEAHHCYRRKPDGDDVKLTGDDRIEAKQREEEARVWISGIEAVKAKIGVKVIYDLSATPFFLRGSGYPEGILFPWVVSDFSLIDSIEAGIVKVPRVPVADDSMTGEQPTYRDLWLRIREELPKKGRRTQAVSGEPKLPAELQGALHSLYSNYEKYYRLWEKNDEARAKGLTPPVFIVVCNNTNVSKLVFDYIAGWEKPIGEATVVQSGQLPIFGNDDSRGGWLKRPNTILVDSWQLESGESMSAEFKKIAAREIEEFKDEYRLRFPGRDAEDLTDEDLLREVMNTVGKSGKLGEHVKCVVSVSMLTEGWDANTVTHVLGVRAFGTQLLCEQVVGRALRRMSYPPDLDLYPPEYAEVYGVPFSFIPCSGSTKEPKPGPVPTRVRALENRLSCEITFPRLQGYRYDVPGEKLIATFGEDSRLSLSTADVPTETEMSPIVGATEKHRLEDLKRRRSNEIAFLLAKLTLEQYFRDDDGNDKPWLFPQLLAIAKRWLAQCVTLKDHTFPQLLLLIDFAHAAADRIYKAIVQSSYGIPALKPILRPYDTLGSTRYVDFDTIRPVYATKEDKCQVSHVVADTDSWEQKMAQALEDMNEVRRYVKNYHLGFTIPYIFNGKEKNYNPDFIACLDDGRGDGDLLNLIIEVTGEAKKDKAAKVTTARALWIPAVNNHGGFGRWDFIEIADPWDAQNLIRGSLKQKAG